ATGCCCGAAGCGGACCCGACCCCCGCGATCGATCATCGATACTTGGCGGTAACGTGCACGAACGGAGCAGGCGCCGGGACCCGGCCGGCCTGCCGGTCGTGGATCAGCAGCGAAAGGGACGATGTGACGGACATCCCAGCGGGAGACATTGCACGCGTCGGAGTCGTGGGCTGCGGTCAGATGGGCGCGGGGATCGCCGAGGTGTGCGCCCGGGCCGGCCTGGACGTCATGGTCGCCGAGACCACCGGCGAAGCCCTGGAGATCGGCCGCACCCGGCTGTTCACCTCCCTGGCCAAGGCAGCCGAACGCGGCAAGATCACCGAGGAGGAGCAGGAGGCCACACTGGCCCGCCTGAGCTTCACCACGGATCTCGGCGAGTTCGCCGACCGTGACCTCGTGATCGAGGCCGTCGTCGAGAACGAGCAGGTCAAGTCCGAGATCTTCCAGGTGCTCGACCAGGTCGTGACCCGGCCCGACGCGATCCTGGCGTCCAACACCTCCTCGATCCCGCTGGTGAAGCTGGCAGTGGCGACGTCACGGCCCGACCAGGTCATCGGCATCCACTTCTTCAACCCGGCCCCGGTGCAGAAGCTCGTCGAGCTGATCCCGGCGCTCACCACGTCCGAGGGCACGATCAGCCGCGCCCAGATGTTCACCGAGAAGCTGCTGGGCAAGCACGCGATCCGCGCCCAGGACCGCTCCGGCTTCGTGGTCAACGCGCTGCTGATCCCGTACCTGCTCTCCGCGATCCGGATGTTCGAGACGGGCATCGCCAGCCGCGAGGACATCGACAACGGCATGGAGATGGGCTGCGCCCACCCCATGGGCCCGCTCAAGCTGTCCGACCTGATCGGCCTGGACACGGTCGCCTCGGTCGCGCAGTCCATGTACGAGGAGTACAAGGAGCCCCTGTACGCCGCTCCCCCGCTCCTGCAGCGTATGGTCGACGCGGGCCGGCTGGGCCGCAAGACGGGCTCGGGCTTCTACACCTACGGCTGACCGCCCGGCTGAAGCAGCCACCTCAACGCCGCCGCTCCTCCGGCCACGGCCGGAACCGGCGGCGTCCCCATTCCGCCGCCCGCTCGTTGAGGCGCCCGCGCAGCCAGCCCATCCAGAGGGCGAGCGGAGTGGCGGCCAGGGCGAGCAGCAGCGCCGTGCCCCACCCCGTTCCGCCCGAGGAGTACCGGAACACCACGACCAGCAGCGCGTAGAGCGCCATCGCGTACGCCGCGTACTTCTGCCGCTTCGTCATGCCGTCCCGGGTACCCCCGAGGCCGGTTACGGACGGTCAGATTTCGGCCAAGCTGCGGGCCCGGCACCGGACTTGGTGCCGGGCTCGCGGCATTCACACACCGTGTGCGCGCCGGGCTCGCATATGCCCCTCGCACACTCTCCCCAGGCGCCCACCAGGCGAGTTGACTCCTCATACGCATGCAAGGGATGTGAAACGACTACGGAAAGGAGCGGACTCGTGACCGCCGATCCCGAGCATCCCGTCGTCCATGGAGAACTCGCAGAGTTACGACGCCGCCTCGATGTGGCCTATGCCCGCGTCGAGGGCGGACTGGCTCTGCT
This is a stretch of genomic DNA from Streptomyces hawaiiensis. It encodes these proteins:
- a CDS encoding 3-hydroxybutyryl-CoA dehydrogenase — encoded protein: MTDIPAGDIARVGVVGCGQMGAGIAEVCARAGLDVMVAETTGEALEIGRTRLFTSLAKAAERGKITEEEQEATLARLSFTTDLGEFADRDLVIEAVVENEQVKSEIFQVLDQVVTRPDAILASNTSSIPLVKLAVATSRPDQVIGIHFFNPAPVQKLVELIPALTTSEGTISRAQMFTEKLLGKHAIRAQDRSGFVVNALLIPYLLSAIRMFETGIASREDIDNGMEMGCAHPMGPLKLSDLIGLDTVASVAQSMYEEYKEPLYAAPPLLQRMVDAGRLGRKTGSGFYTYG